A window from Sus scrofa isolate TJ Tabasco breed Duroc chromosome 2, Sscrofa11.1, whole genome shotgun sequence encodes these proteins:
- the TNFSF14 gene encoding tumor necrosis factor ligand superfamily member 14 isoform X1, whose product MEETVVRPSVFVVDGQTDIPFTRLGRSRQRQPCSAARLGLGFLLLLLAAGLAIQGWFLLQLHWRLEAMAHPLQDRGAGSWEQLMQGANSSLTGRGGPLLWETKLGLAFLRGLTYRDGALVIAQAGYYYIYSKVQLGGVGCPQGLTGGLPITHGLYKRTSRYPEELELLLSRRSPCGRANNPRVWWDSSFLGGVVHLDAGEEVVVRVPGERLVQLRDDTRSYFGAFMV is encoded by the exons ATGGAGGAGACAGTCGTGCGGCCCTCCGTGTTCGTGGTGGATGGACAGACGGACATCCCATTCACGAGGCTGGGGCGCAGCCGCCAGAGACAGCCCTGCAGCGCTGCCCGGCTAGGTCTGGGCTTCCTGCTACTGCTGCTGGCAGCCGGACTGGCCATCCAGGGCTGGTTCCTGCTGCAGCTGCACTGGCGCCTGGAGGCCATGGCCCACCCCCTGCAG GACAGAGGTGCAGGATCCTGGGAGCAGCTGATGCAAG GTGCCAACTCCAGCCTGACAGGGCGCGGGGGCCCGCTGCTGTGGGAGACGAAACTGGGCCTGGCCTTCTTGAGGGGCCTCACCTACCGGGATGGTGCCCTGGTGATCGCCCAGGCTGGCTACTATTACATCTACTCCAAAGTGCAGCTGGGCGGTGTGGGCTGCCCCCAGGGGCTGACCGGTGGCCTGCCCATCACCCACGGACTCTACAAGCGCACATCCCGCTACCccgaggagctggagctgctgctcAGCCGGCGATCGCCATGTGGACGCGCAAACAACCCCCGCGTCTGGTGGGACAGCAGCTTCCTGGGCGGAGTGGTCCACTTGGATGCCGGGGAGGAGGTGGTGGTTCGCGTGCCGGGGGAGCGCCTGGTCCAACTCCGCGATGACACACGGTCCTACTTTGGAGCATTCATGGTGTGA
- the TNFSF14 gene encoding tumor necrosis factor ligand superfamily member 14: MEETVVRPSVFVVDGQTDIPFTRLGRSRQRQPCSAARLGLGFLLLLLAAGLAIQGWFLLQLHWRLEAMAHPLQDRGAGSWEQLMQERRPQQANPAAHLTGANSSLTGRGGPLLWETKLGLAFLRGLTYRDGALVIAQAGYYYIYSKVQLGGVGCPQGLTGGLPITHGLYKRTSRYPEELELLLSRRSPCGRANNPRVWWDSSFLGGVVHLDAGEEVVVRVPGERLVQLRDDTRSYFGAFMV; this comes from the exons ATGGAGGAGACAGTCGTGCGGCCCTCCGTGTTCGTGGTGGATGGACAGACGGACATCCCATTCACGAGGCTGGGGCGCAGCCGCCAGAGACAGCCCTGCAGCGCTGCCCGGCTAGGTCTGGGCTTCCTGCTACTGCTGCTGGCAGCCGGACTGGCCATCCAGGGCTGGTTCCTGCTGCAGCTGCACTGGCGCCTGGAGGCCATGGCCCACCCCCTGCAG GACAGAGGTGCAGGATCCTGGGAGCAGCTGATGCAAG AGCGGAGGCCCCAGCAGGCCAATCCGGCAGCGCACCTCACAG GTGCCAACTCCAGCCTGACAGGGCGCGGGGGCCCGCTGCTGTGGGAGACGAAACTGGGCCTGGCCTTCTTGAGGGGCCTCACCTACCGGGATGGTGCCCTGGTGATCGCCCAGGCTGGCTACTATTACATCTACTCCAAAGTGCAGCTGGGCGGTGTGGGCTGCCCCCAGGGGCTGACCGGTGGCCTGCCCATCACCCACGGACTCTACAAGCGCACATCCCGCTACCccgaggagctggagctgctgctcAGCCGGCGATCGCCATGTGGACGCGCAAACAACCCCCGCGTCTGGTGGGACAGCAGCTTCCTGGGCGGAGTGGTCCACTTGGATGCCGGGGAGGAGGTGGTGGTTCGCGTGCCGGGGGAGCGCCTGGTCCAACTCCGCGATGACACACGGTCCTACTTTGGAGCATTCATGGTGTGA